In one window of Chryseobacterium phocaeense DNA:
- a CDS encoding acyltransferase family protein, translating to MIQKNINKINNFDLIRLLAALQVVFTHSVHHLEMKGSIGEFGTLLVYYFPGVPIFFTISGFLIYWSFDRNSNDLIKYFKNRLLRLFPALWFCLVLTIILLLYDAKDPFLITSAKQFWFWIIGQMTVFQFWTPDILRFWGVGTPNGSLWTIAVEMQFYIFVPVLFFLIRKFRKNTLSIILVFIALSLAFNFYFGKFSEDSIAYKLAGVSVFPYLYNFLFGVLAYIYWDRIKAFIEGKMLIWLVTYLVYINVFGNWLGNDLNSYFIYTPYQFLTNIFLAFLVLSTAFTFNGISNKLLHHNDISYGVYIFHMLIINFFVQRGMIESTTYFIMVFAGTIILASVSWFFIEKYFLKLKKNK from the coding sequence ATGATTCAGAAAAATATAAACAAAATCAATAATTTCGATTTAATCAGACTTCTTGCGGCATTGCAGGTGGTTTTTACCCATTCTGTCCATCACCTCGAGATGAAGGGCAGTATCGGAGAATTCGGAACTTTATTGGTATATTATTTTCCGGGGGTTCCCATATTTTTTACTATCAGTGGATTTTTGATTTATTGGTCGTTTGACAGAAACTCGAATGATCTTATCAAATATTTCAAAAACAGGTTGTTAAGACTATTTCCCGCTTTATGGTTCTGTCTTGTTTTAACTATTATACTTCTCTTATATGATGCTAAAGACCCTTTTCTGATCACTTCGGCAAAGCAATTCTGGTTTTGGATTATCGGACAGATGACGGTTTTTCAGTTTTGGACACCAGACATCCTAAGATTTTGGGGAGTTGGAACTCCCAACGGCAGCTTGTGGACTATCGCCGTGGAAATGCAGTTTTATATATTTGTGCCGGTATTATTTTTTCTGATCAGGAAATTCAGGAAAAACACATTAAGCATCATACTTGTATTTATAGCATTATCTTTGGCGTTTAATTTTTACTTTGGTAAATTTTCAGAAGATTCTATAGCATATAAACTGGCAGGTGTAAGTGTATTTCCTTATCTGTATAATTTTTTGTTTGGGGTACTGGCTTATATTTACTGGGATAGAATTAAAGCTTTCATAGAAGGGAAAATGCTTATCTGGCTAGTGACGTACCTTGTCTACATTAATGTTTTCGGAAACTGGCTGGGAAATGATCTGAATTCTTACTTTATTTACACGCCTTACCAATTCCTTACCAATATTTTCCTGGCTTTTCTTGTTCTTTCCACAGCATTCACTTTTAATGGCATCAGCAACAAGCTGCTTCATCATAATGATATCTCCTATGGAGTATACATTTTCCATATGCTTATTATTAACTTTTTTGTGCAGAGAGGAATGATAGAGAGTACTACTTATTTTATCATGGTATTTGCAGGAACAATTATTCTGGCATCTGTTTCCTGGTTCTTTATTGAAAAATATTTTTTAAAACTAAAAAAAAAC
- a CDS encoding O-antigen ligase family protein — protein MKDFFSTVFSFNFFKVFVYFIFVFSGSIKWIPFPIDFTLFFGALCAAVLFFEIKTITIFRKEVYNQVLLILSLIVFFALSNFYTISYVYSDKKNEAMLLNFFTVIYPLLAFKDVIFKELQKLMYLVGIFAVCMLAYVYFTTTFIIFFDETRYIENVPTYLTIGIMLSACFIFSLSSKPTVAVIIYRLVLLFFLIQLGGRGPIFNLILSLCIYYVLNLKNIKFNYKVVLMFMAGIFVMIFYLDTIIGFIIENVNIDRFNMVKASSEDVSVLYRVIVMEKGLQTFYEHPFMGLGIGSSGISLTGVDQVEFPHNLIIESLMELGILGGILYLSIYIYFFVYHLKYIRKDKRLLIMYIIALLFFLEDMKSGSFDGWRISLFWICIYIVEYNFKINNKDTLPKQYLTKV, from the coding sequence ATGAAGGATTTTTTTAGCACTGTTTTTTCTTTTAATTTTTTTAAAGTATTTGTATATTTTATATTCGTATTTTCAGGTTCTATCAAGTGGATCCCATTTCCTATTGATTTTACCTTATTTTTTGGTGCACTTTGCGCTGCTGTTCTGTTTTTTGAAATCAAAACAATTACTATTTTTCGAAAAGAAGTTTACAACCAGGTTCTTTTGATTCTTTCCCTGATCGTTTTTTTTGCTCTTTCTAATTTTTACACCATATCATATGTGTATTCGGATAAAAAAAATGAAGCCATGCTGCTTAACTTCTTCACGGTTATCTACCCGCTGCTGGCGTTTAAAGATGTAATTTTCAAAGAACTTCAGAAACTAATGTATCTGGTAGGCATTTTTGCAGTCTGCATGTTAGCGTACGTTTATTTTACAACCACATTTATTATATTCTTTGATGAAACGAGATACATTGAGAATGTACCTACATATTTAACCATTGGGATTATGCTTTCAGCATGTTTTATTTTCTCTTTATCCAGTAAACCTACTGTTGCAGTTATTATTTACCGTTTGGTTCTTTTATTCTTTTTGATTCAGCTGGGAGGAAGAGGCCCAATTTTTAACCTTATATTATCCCTCTGTATCTATTATGTATTGAATTTAAAAAATATTAAATTCAACTATAAGGTGGTTCTAATGTTTATGGCGGGGATTTTTGTTATGATTTTCTATCTGGATACTATCATTGGTTTCATAATAGAGAATGTAAATATTGATAGATTTAATATGGTAAAAGCGTCATCAGAAGATGTGAGCGTATTATACCGTGTAATAGTTATGGAAAAAGGGCTCCAGACATTTTATGAGCATCCTTTCATGGGATTAGGAATAGGAAGTTCAGGAATATCGCTTACAGGAGTGGATCAGGTTGAGTTTCCGCATAATCTGATTATCGAAAGTCTGATGGAATTAGGGATATTGGGAGGAATACTATATCTGAGTATTTATATTTATTTTTTTGTGTATCATTTAAAATATATCAGGAAAGATAAGAGATTACTTATCATGTATATTATTGCGCTTTTATTCTTTCTTGAAGATATGAAAAGTGGCTCTTTTGATGGATGGAGAATAAGCTTGTTTTGGATATGTATATATATTGTAGAATATAATTTCAAAATAAATAATAAAGATACGCTTCCTAAGCAATATTTAACCAAAGTTTAA
- a CDS encoding polysaccharide deacetylase family protein — protein MRTENALKYTIDTILTVALGYKIDCYVYNYSEKNIEIVLENKNINFLICESGDFKELLEGKLKLSSVSAFDNYSQIPVIKMNGEENLYNRSEEKITINFDLLSLPFILFSGLDEYLSEERDEYDRFPYEDSICKKYDLVKLPLADEYAMMLRKIIQKECPDIDIRPRKFTITPTHDIDDIYRFTGPFKAVKSILGQLVNTGNIREVLLAFRFLIQCLSDKRKDPYFKGIEKLLEDSRANGLKSVFFFMAGNSSAFDSGYDIYDENLKEVFRNIDASRMTSGIHPGFYTFRDIDVLNEQIRKVAGATEKRITHSRQHYLRFDRRKTFENLEKAGIHTDYTMGFAEEEGFKCGTSHEFHPYDLKNDRPYKIKEKPLIAMDVTLSMYKKYSVSEANKVLETLYQRVKRTGGDFIVLWHNAYVYRELEFYNKVYLEFLKKNI, from the coding sequence ATGAGAACTGAGAATGCTTTAAAATATACAATTGATACAATCCTGACTGTCGCGCTGGGATACAAGATTGATTGTTATGTATATAATTATTCAGAGAAAAATATTGAAATTGTCCTCGAAAATAAAAATATTAATTTCCTGATTTGTGAAAGTGGTGATTTTAAGGAGCTGCTTGAAGGTAAATTAAAACTATCTTCTGTTTCTGCTTTTGATAACTACAGCCAGATTCCTGTTATCAAAATGAACGGAGAAGAAAATCTGTATAACCGATCGGAAGAAAAAATAACCATTAATTTTGATTTGCTTTCACTGCCGTTTATTTTATTTTCAGGTCTCGATGAATATTTATCTGAAGAAAGGGATGAATATGACAGGTTTCCTTATGAAGATAGTATTTGTAAAAAGTATGATCTTGTTAAACTTCCTCTGGCAGATGAATATGCAATGATGCTGAGAAAAATTATACAGAAGGAATGTCCGGATATTGATATAAGGCCACGAAAGTTTACGATTACACCTACACATGATATAGATGATATTTATCGATTTACAGGGCCTTTTAAGGCAGTTAAATCAATTTTAGGTCAGTTGGTAAATACTGGAAATATCAGAGAAGTCTTACTGGCTTTCAGATTTCTGATCCAGTGTCTTTCGGATAAACGCAAAGACCCTTATTTTAAAGGAATTGAAAAGCTTTTAGAGGACTCCAGAGCCAATGGTCTTAAATCGGTCTTCTTTTTTATGGCGGGAAATTCATCTGCTTTTGATTCCGGGTATGATATCTATGATGAAAACCTGAAAGAAGTTTTCAGAAATATTGACGCTTCACGGATGACCTCAGGTATCCATCCGGGTTTTTACACCTTCAGGGATATTGATGTTTTAAATGAGCAGATTAGAAAAGTGGCCGGAGCTACGGAAAAAAGAATCACGCACTCAAGACAGCATTATTTGAGATTTGACAGAAGAAAAACTTTTGAAAACCTGGAGAAAGCCGGTATTCACACAGACTATACCATGGGATTTGCAGAGGAAGAAGGATTTAAGTGCGGAACTTCACATGAATTTCATCCTTATGATTTAAAAAATGACAGGCCATACAAAATCAAAGAAAAACCTTTGATTGCCATGGATGTAACACTGAGCATGTATAAAAAATATTCTGTTTCTGAAGCCAACAAGGTTTTAGAAACTTTATATCAAAGGGTAAAAAGAACCGGAGGAGATTTTATTGTATTGTGGCATAATGCCTATGTATATAGAGAATTAGAGTTTTATAATAAAGTATATTTAGAATTTTTAAAGAAAAATATATAA
- a CDS encoding MBL fold metallo-hydrolase, with protein sequence MKLYIKRFENRPIDSNCFLIFNKSTAIIVDPGTQNHIELYEFIAEENLKVEYCIITHGHFDHVYGIEDIVSRYNPKCILSSESLNYIGDIKKNLSVFYGKSFSYQLENYIIVREDGHIINWEGHELELYYTKGHTASCISCKINNDVFVGDLMIKGEKTVTKLPSGNRKMAEKSIDTILNLAGIEIIYGGHGESMTKTEAQNFFK encoded by the coding sequence ATGAAGCTGTATATTAAGAGATTTGAAAATAGACCTATAGATTCAAACTGTTTTTTAATTTTTAATAAAAGTACGGCTATTATTGTTGATCCCGGTACTCAAAACCATATCGAATTATATGAGTTTATTGCAGAAGAAAACCTTAAAGTTGAATACTGCATTATTACACATGGTCATTTTGACCACGTGTATGGTATTGAAGATATAGTTTCCAGGTACAACCCGAAGTGCATTCTAAGCAGTGAATCTCTTAACTATATTGGGGACATTAAGAAAAACCTTTCCGTGTTTTATGGAAAATCGTTTTCTTATCAGCTTGAAAATTATATAATTGTCCGTGAAGACGGGCATATTATTAATTGGGAAGGTCATGAATTAGAATTGTACTATACAAAAGGGCATACAGCCTCATGCATAAGTTGTAAAATAAATAATGATGTTTTTGTGGGTGATTTAATGATAAAAGGAGAGAAGACGGTGACCAAACTACCTTCCGGAAACAGAAAAATGGCAGAAAAATCAATTGATACCATTTTGAATCTCGCCGGAATTGAAATAATCTATGGGGGTCATGGTGAATCTATGACAAAGACGGAGGCACAGAATTTTTTTAAATGA
- a CDS encoding SDR family NAD(P)-dependent oxidoreductase: protein MRPIVLLTGASAGIGEEIAVKLSEKYDLILTGRNTEKLNELQQKLTPECKSYVLSMDLSNLEKMETTLVQFLKDQNINIHKLVHCAGFMKMIPLKLISNDFMLECFTTNVFSASLLVKLLTNKKHNNSLLDAVVFISSNISNRGAKAMSTYGASKSALDGLMRNFAVELAPKVRFNSVLPGAVLTKMTQNIFDNDEVMSRMQAQYPLGIGYGGDIADAVNFLLSDEARWITGQQMTVDGGRSINISS from the coding sequence ATGAGACCAATAGTTTTATTAACAGGAGCCAGTGCTGGAATAGGCGAAGAAATTGCAGTAAAATTATCAGAGAAATATGACCTGATACTTACGGGCAGAAATACTGAAAAATTAAATGAGCTTCAGCAGAAGCTTACACCGGAATGTAAGTCATATGTTCTTTCTATGGATCTTAGTAATCTGGAGAAAATGGAAACTACACTTGTACAGTTTCTGAAAGACCAGAATATAAACATTCATAAACTTGTACACTGTGCAGGATTTATGAAAATGATACCATTGAAACTGATTAGTAATGATTTTATGCTGGAATGTTTTACAACGAACGTATTTTCGGCCAGTCTGCTGGTAAAACTGTTAACCAATAAAAAGCATAATAATTCATTGCTGGATGCTGTAGTCTTTATCTCCAGCAATATCAGCAACAGAGGGGCTAAAGCTATGAGTACCTATGGCGCCTCCAAATCTGCATTGGATGGGCTGATGAGAAATTTTGCAGTGGAACTTGCTCCAAAAGTAAGATTTAACTCTGTACTCCCGGGAGCAGTCCTGACAAAGATGACTCAGAATATATTTGATAATGATGAAGTAATGTCCAGAATGCAGGCTCAGTATCCCTTAGGAATTGGCTATGGAGGGGATATTGCAGATGCTGTGAATTTTTTGCTGTCTGATGAGGCCAGATGGATTACAGGACAGCAGATGACCGTGGACGGGGGACGCTCCATTAATATATCATCTTAG
- a CDS encoding SDR family NAD(P)-dependent oxidoreductase: MLKETGFLDFSAKNILITGAGSGIGRTTAVTLSSLGAKLILLDINEQGLQETQKLCKNISSVLIHDLSDVSGLKKAVEDKVAETGKLNGLINVAGIPCVQPLKTLKAETAEKVFRINTLAVLELSKIFCSIKNHQGDYPSIVNISSVYGLVGSAANVAYSMSKTALHGITRSLAIEMAGKNIRVNCIAPGFIKTEMLDDVAVSFDDEYNQRLQALHPMGLGEAQDIANAAVFLASDMSKWITGTILSVDGGFTAI; encoded by the coding sequence ATGCTTAAAGAAACAGGTTTTCTGGATTTTTCTGCAAAAAACATACTGATCACGGGAGCCGGTTCCGGTATCGGCAGAACCACGGCAGTTACACTTTCCTCATTAGGGGCAAAACTGATTTTGCTTGACATTAATGAGCAGGGGCTTCAGGAAACACAGAAGCTTTGCAAAAATATTTCTTCAGTTCTGATTCATGACCTTTCTGATGTAAGTGGGCTGAAAAAGGCTGTAGAAGATAAAGTGGCAGAAACAGGAAAACTTAACGGACTGATCAATGTTGCAGGAATTCCCTGTGTACAGCCACTGAAGACCCTGAAAGCTGAAACTGCGGAAAAAGTTTTCAGAATAAATACTTTGGCAGTACTTGAGCTTTCTAAAATATTCTGCAGCATAAAAAACCATCAGGGAGATTATCCTTCCATCGTCAATATTTCGTCGGTCTATGGTTTGGTAGGCTCGGCAGCTAATGTAGCCTATTCAATGTCTAAAACGGCTCTGCATGGTATTACCAGATCATTGGCTATTGAAATGGCTGGAAAGAATATCAGGGTAAACTGTATCGCTCCGGGCTTTATAAAAACAGAAATGCTGGATGATGTAGCCGTCTCCTTCGATGATGAATATAACCAAAGGCTGCAGGCCCTGCATCCTATGGGATTGGGAGAAGCACAGGATATTGCCAATGCAGCGGTATTTTTAGCTTCGGATATGAGCAAATGGATTACCGGAACCATTCTGTCTGTGGACGGAGGATTTACAGCAATATAA
- a CDS encoding acyl carrier protein, protein MSEILEVDQVNVQDKLTGFEAWDSLATLSIIAMADEEYGVSLVNQEITDAETVEGLYNLILSKQNA, encoded by the coding sequence ATGTCAGAAATCTTAGAGGTAGATCAGGTAAATGTTCAGGATAAGTTAACAGGTTTTGAAGCTTGGGATTCATTGGCCACTCTTTCCATTATTGCAATGGCAGATGAAGAATATGGGGTATCACTGGTTAATCAGGAGATTACGGATGCAGAGACAGTAGAAGGGCTTTATAACTTAATTTTATCCAAACAGAATGCTTAA
- a CDS encoding 3-oxoacyl-ACP synthase III family protein has product MKINTSNKKISGILSILPANTVKFEDEMHHYSFSEAKSLKLKMAMGFNTKHIVESEDITGYDLIVKGLEYLMDNGLLNKEEIDAVLFVSQTPEYIMPPTSNLIHQYLDLSEHVFCLDINQGCAGFIVGLQQAFMLLDNPEINKVLLCNADVLSPKVSKFDRNSNPLIGDAASVTIVEREVGSHIYGEILMDGKGAMALNIPAGGARNPITPETGELYEDSFGNRRSKNHLVMQGDNVFNFVLTNVPEQISRILKEAGKTPDDIDYYLFHQPNKFMLQKLADKIGVPRDKLPSNVVENFGNSSGVTIPVATTFNLGEKLENETIQVCFSGFGVGLTWGTLVMNLGNMNFCKQINI; this is encoded by the coding sequence ATGAAAATTAATACATCAAATAAAAAAATATCAGGAATATTAAGTATTCTGCCCGCCAATACAGTAAAGTTTGAGGACGAGATGCATCATTATTCCTTTTCCGAAGCTAAATCCCTTAAGCTGAAAATGGCAATGGGATTCAATACCAAGCATATTGTGGAATCAGAAGACATTACAGGATATGATCTTATAGTAAAAGGATTGGAGTATCTGATGGATAACGGCCTTTTAAATAAAGAGGAGATAGACGCTGTGCTTTTTGTTTCACAGACTCCGGAATATATAATGCCACCCACAAGTAACCTGATTCACCAATATTTAGATCTGTCTGAACATGTTTTTTGTCTGGATATTAACCAGGGATGTGCGGGCTTTATAGTTGGGCTTCAGCAGGCTTTCATGTTGCTGGATAACCCTGAAATTAACAAAGTGTTGTTATGTAATGCAGATGTATTAAGTCCTAAAGTTTCGAAATTTGACAGGAATAGCAATCCGTTAATAGGTGATGCTGCATCCGTCACTATAGTAGAGAGAGAAGTAGGATCTCACATTTACGGAGAAATACTGATGGATGGTAAAGGGGCGATGGCTCTGAATATTCCTGCGGGGGGAGCCAGAAATCCAATTACTCCGGAGACGGGTGAATTATATGAAGACTCTTTTGGTAACAGAAGAAGTAAGAATCATCTGGTAATGCAGGGCGATAATGTTTTTAATTTCGTGCTGACCAATGTACCTGAACAGATTTCCAGAATTCTCAAAGAAGCGGGTAAAACACCGGATGATATAGATTATTATTTGTTCCATCAGCCTAATAAATTTATGCTTCAAAAGCTGGCTGATAAAATAGGAGTGCCCCGGGATAAGCTACCCAGCAATGTGGTAGAAAATTTCGGAAATTCCAGTGGGGTTACTATACCCGTGGCTACTACTTTTAACTTAGGAGAAAAGCTGGAAAATGAAACCATCCAGGTCTGTTTTTCAGGTTTTGGAGTTGGGCTCACATGGGGAACCCTGGTAATGAACCTGGGAAATATGAATTTTTGTAAACAGATAAACATTTAA
- a CDS encoding phosphopantetheine-binding protein yields the protein MKSKIIEILNSIRPEFDFSQENNFISSGILDSFDMVSLVTSLDEQFSISIDGTDILPENFETLESIENVLKKNGAV from the coding sequence ATGAAGAGCAAAATAATTGAAATATTAAACAGTATAAGACCTGAATTTGATTTTTCTCAGGAAAATAATTTTATAAGCAGTGGAATACTGGATTCTTTCGACATGGTTTCATTGGTAACAAGTCTGGATGAGCAGTTTTCTATTTCCATAGATGGTACGGATATATTGCCTGAAAACTTTGAAACATTAGAATCCATAGAAAATGTTTTAAAGAAAAACGGAGCCGTTTAA
- a CDS encoding GNAT family N-acetyltransferase: protein MKETGILSFEMISKELIRLRNKDMRTNFFLSEEKWNFLQEDHEAVIYTSDHGFYFLVRLDGFYKYFFITNKKDDLEKNIVLIQKKFENDIVVCEIVGNEDYLADIQTQFTKAGEFNEYTRLVRMSRMRSANNIFEFFPPVHLLSMDRIRELQSLFLKYFNKFAEQIPTWNELQKMVQAGNVYYYSDNADIQGFIIFERAGITSHLRYWFVHPEYRGKRIGSQLMNLFFTKFEEVRREIFWVIDTNENAIKRYKHFGYLEEKIYNIVLINKKREYEEQNN from the coding sequence ATGAAAGAAACGGGAATTTTAAGCTTTGAGATGATCAGTAAGGAATTAATTCGGTTGCGAAATAAAGATATGAGGACGAATTTTTTTCTCTCTGAAGAAAAGTGGAATTTTTTGCAGGAAGACCATGAGGCTGTCATTTATACATCAGATCATGGATTTTATTTTCTTGTCAGGTTAGATGGCTTTTACAAATATTTTTTTATTACTAATAAAAAAGATGATCTTGAGAAAAACATAGTGCTCATACAAAAGAAGTTTGAAAATGATATTGTTGTATGTGAAATTGTTGGAAATGAGGATTATCTGGCAGATATTCAAACCCAGTTTACCAAAGCAGGAGAGTTCAATGAATACACCAGGCTCGTAAGGATGAGCAGAATGAGATCGGCAAATAACATTTTTGAATTTTTCCCCCCTGTTCATCTGCTTTCTATGGACAGAATCCGTGAGCTGCAAAGTCTTTTTCTTAAATATTTTAATAAATTTGCTGAGCAGATTCCTACATGGAATGAATTGCAGAAAATGGTGCAGGCGGGAAATGTATATTACTATTCCGATAATGCAGATATTCAAGGGTTTATAATATTTGAAAGAGCGGGAATTACTTCTCATCTAAGATATTGGTTTGTACACCCGGAATACAGAGGAAAAAGAATTGGCTCGCAGCTCATGAATTTGTTTTTTACAAAATTTGAAGAGGTAAGGCGGGAAATTTTTTGGGTAATAGATACCAATGAAAATGCTATAAAGCGATATAAACATTTTGGATATCTTGAAGAAAAAATATATAATATTGTACTTATAAATAAAAAACGTGAATATGAAGAGCAAAATAATTGA
- a CDS encoding AMP-binding protein: MKKNLIEYFIETVKQFPDKTAVIENDTEISFQNLYQQTILLGNLLLDKADILNRPVAVYLPKSIYCVTADLGVMFSGNAYLNLDVKSPLQRVAAILNLVEPEFVITSGALKKNIEDIYPASKIILIDEIDFSQPMDSAQYAETLFSRLENRSVDTDMSCIINTSGSTGIPKSVALNHRSFIDFIEISKDIFRFSDDEIIGSLSPVIFDIYSYELCMLMAHSSTIVVLPEHLAAFPIKILEVMEKEKVSFIFWVPTIMVNIANMDLLKTIYISSLKLVWFAGEVFPTKQFNYWHKALPNTKFANLYGPIEITLDCTYYIIDREFRDDEPLPIGFPYRNTDILIITEDNKQAAQGEEGELCVRGSSLALGYYNAPEKTAAAFVNNPLNPHYPETIYRTGDIVSVNNKGEILFKGRKDTLIKHQGYRIELGEIEHIVVNTLKLVKNACCVYDRQKKEIVLIYENDQELGPNVFRKEILNVLPKYMIPTVYNFLEEMPRNPNGKIDRAYLNQQINS, encoded by the coding sequence ATGAAAAAAAATCTGATCGAATATTTTATTGAAACTGTAAAACAGTTTCCTGATAAAACTGCTGTTATAGAAAATGATACGGAAATTAGTTTTCAGAATTTGTATCAGCAAACAATTCTGTTGGGTAATTTGTTGCTTGACAAAGCTGATATTCTTAACAGGCCGGTAGCAGTGTACCTTCCTAAGTCAATATATTGCGTAACGGCTGACCTCGGAGTTATGTTTTCCGGAAATGCATATCTCAACCTGGATGTTAAAAGTCCGTTACAGAGAGTGGCAGCCATACTTAATCTTGTAGAACCGGAGTTCGTGATTACTAGTGGCGCTTTAAAAAAAAATATTGAGGATATTTATCCCGCATCTAAAATCATTCTTATAGATGAAATAGACTTTAGCCAGCCGATGGATTCCGCTCAATATGCCGAAACACTTTTCTCCAGACTTGAGAACAGATCTGTTGATACCGATATGTCCTGTATCATCAATACCTCCGGATCCACCGGAATTCCCAAAAGTGTGGCCCTGAATCACAGAAGCTTTATAGACTTTATAGAAATATCCAAAGATATTTTCAGATTTTCGGATGATGAGATCATTGGATCCCTTTCACCTGTCATCTTTGATATCTACAGCTATGAGCTTTGCATGCTTATGGCACATTCCAGTACAATTGTGGTTCTGCCTGAACATCTTGCAGCTTTCCCTATAAAAATCCTGGAAGTTATGGAAAAAGAAAAAGTGAGTTTCATATTCTGGGTACCAACCATTATGGTGAATATTGCCAATATGGACCTGTTGAAAACCATATATATTTCTTCATTAAAACTGGTATGGTTTGCGGGAGAGGTTTTCCCCACCAAACAATTCAATTATTGGCACAAAGCTTTGCCGAACACAAAATTTGCCAATTTATACGGTCCTATAGAAATTACTTTAGATTGTACATATTATATTATAGACCGGGAATTCAGAGACGATGAGCCACTGCCAATAGGCTTTCCATACAGGAATACAGATATTCTGATCATTACTGAAGATAATAAACAGGCGGCGCAGGGAGAAGAAGGTGAACTCTGTGTAAGAGGTTCATCTCTTGCTTTGGGATATTATAATGCTCCTGAAAAAACGGCTGCTGCATTTGTAAATAATCCGCTTAACCCACATTATCCTGAAACGATCTACCGGACAGGTGATATAGTTTCTGTGAATAATAAAGGTGAAATTCTTTTCAAAGGGCGAAAAGATACTTTGATCAAGCACCAGGGATACAGAATAGAACTTGGAGAAATAGAGCATATTGTGGTGAATACCCTGAAACTGGTAAAAAATGCTTGCTGCGTGTATGACAGGCAGAAAAAAGAAATTGTCCTGATTTATGAAAATGATCAGGAGCTTGGACCTAATGTATTTAGAAAAGAAATCCTGAATGTATTACCCAAATATATGATTCCTACCGTTTATAATTTTCTTGAAGAAATGCCCAGAAACCCCAATGGAAAAATAGACCGAGCTTATCTGAACCAGCAAATCAATTCATGA
- a CDS encoding AAC(3) family N-acetyltransferase, with protein sequence MKRKIYDLLRTRLKVRSLTHFKNKYRRKFDKIIYQKKISTQDFEDKFKALGVQKGDVLFIHSSWDEFYNYEGTPESFIDLMLELIGEEGTLLMPSYPLIRKKGGTFSIKTTPTLAGLLPEVFRNYKKVERSLDYHSVAAYGKLAKYITESHIHSESPWDEHSPYYKLAEVKAKVFSMGLGKHHVGTIMHCADSILRRDYEYFDLFFKKHEKITIKKADGEVIVKNYLTKEDDFYYAFTEQSHWAVVKKYFDRSRYKIDQLSNLQITMFEAEYVVPRITELGKKGIVVYTHPDPKKYIFSK encoded by the coding sequence ATGAAAAGAAAGATTTATGATCTGTTAAGAACGAGGTTAAAAGTAAGATCCTTAACACATTTTAAGAATAAATACAGAAGAAAGTTTGATAAAATTATTTATCAGAAGAAAATAAGTACACAGGACTTTGAAGATAAATTTAAAGCGTTGGGAGTACAGAAGGGAGATGTACTATTTATTCATAGTTCCTGGGATGAGTTCTATAATTATGAAGGAACTCCGGAATCTTTTATTGATCTCATGTTAGAGCTCATTGGTGAAGAAGGTACATTGCTGATGCCTTCTTATCCGCTTATCAGAAAAAAAGGTGGTACCTTCAGCATAAAGACCACCCCTACACTAGCCGGATTATTGCCAGAAGTTTTCCGGAATTACAAAAAGGTAGAAAGAAGTCTGGATTATCATTCCGTGGCAGCATATGGAAAGCTGGCAAAGTATATCACAGAATCACATATTCATTCCGAAAGTCCATGGGACGAGCATTCACCCTATTATAAACTGGCAGAAGTAAAAGCAAAGGTTTTTTCTATGGGATTAGGAAAGCATCATGTGGGGACCATTATGCATTGTGCTGATAGTATTTTAAGAAGAGATTATGAATATTTTGACCTTTTTTTTAAAAAACATGAAAAAATTACTATAAAAAAAGCTGACGGTGAAGTTATTGTAAAAAATTATCTTACAAAAGAAGATGATTTTTATTATGCTTTCACGGAACAGTCGCACTGGGCAGTAGTAAAAAAATATTTTGACAGGAGCAGATATAAGATAGATCAGTTATCCAATCTACAGATTACTATGTTTGAGGCAGAATATGTGGTACCCAGAATTACAGAATTAGGAAAAAAAGGGATTGTAGTCTACACACACCCGGACCCGAAAAAATACATATTTAGTAAATAA